From Puntigrus tetrazona isolate hp1 chromosome 8, ASM1883169v1, whole genome shotgun sequence, the proteins below share one genomic window:
- the elapor1 gene encoding endosome/lysosome-associated apoptosis and autophagy regulator 1 yields the protein MYSNHVPFNAVVFLLHLLLTGATELPSCKESDYHFEYTDCDVLGSRWRVAIPNKPETCTGLPDPVKGTHCTFSCNEGEFLDMRTQECQKCVAGTYSLGTGVAFDEWDALHPGFVSHGISMNLGDTHTNCSNSTWIPKGDYIASNTDECTSTLSYAVSLKKPGSVSFQYFYPDNHMFFEFYVQNDQCQSTDSQRRWMKISESDWDYHYVQLSSGNNVLYWRTTGFSLAANTAKPVLLKNIAISGVSYTSECFHCKPGTYSDKPGASRCVPCPANSYSNKGATACQPCEADKYSGIGSGNCLQRPPCTTNDYFYTHTPCDSSGQTQLMYKWIEPKICSESVEEAVQLPASGEMMACPPCNPGFFSNNSSTCEPCPHGFYSNGTECSECPAGTEPVMGFEYKWWNKMPRNMRSSVFSSEYRSTERSTGWEVAGEYIYTTPSNQDSDYMMLTLTVPGYSLPHSPSEDNERVQLSRITFVFETKCTADCKLYFMAGQNEWSNIVESWSGTIGKQSYSYLIKSNNTVSFTWGFQRTGIFSMKNEYSSDYAKIYSVHLINVIGGVASECRQCALAAADSESACVQCPPGHYMLNGTGVCKSCPSNTIIRPEQPIGKQACIPCGPNTYSNEGRSACMSDCTLALHHKGELLNYDFSPLANVTGFQSSPRFTSKGLQYFHHFSVALCGTENRALASCVENVTESKRDVKGYICQSTVVPSEVRGQSVVSSQPFTIGDSLIGVTTDSKFDDITSLDVKFPLESELPDVIFYYRSRETTQVCKNGRSASIRLRCDPTVTLRNPFTLPSNCSEGTCDGCSFHFLWRSQYACPLCSERNYKEIVSACIQGIQRTTYVWQQPLRCTGGVSLPPQKISACVTLDFWLKFGVSIGTVAAILLITISCYFWKRTRKLQYKYSKLMMTAGDRECELPAADSCAIMEGEDAEDDLIYLSKKSFFTKIKSFSRERTSDGFDSVPLKSSAAQEMEMN from the exons ATGTATTCAAACCACGTGCCTTTCAATGCCGTTGTTTTTCTGCTTCACTTACTTTTAACGGGGGCGACGGAATTACCCAGCTGCAAAGAG TCTGATTACCATTTCGAGTACACAGACTGTGATGTGTTGGGCTCTCGATGGAGAGTAGCGATACCCAACAAGCCCGAGACCTGCACTGGCCTTCCTGATCCGGTCAAAGGCACCCATTGCA CGTTTAGTTGTAATGAAGGAGAATTTCTGGACATGAGGACTCAAGAGTGTCAGAAATGCGTTGCAGGGACCTATTCTCTTGGGACGGGTGTTGCTTTTGATGAGTGGGACGCTTTGCACCCTGGCTTTGTCAGCCACGGCATCAGTATGAACTTAGGAGACACTCACACAAATTGCTCCAA CTCAACATGGATCCCGAAAGGTGATTATATTGCCTCTAACACAGATGAGTGCACTTCAACTCTTTCATATGCTGTGAGTCTAAAGAAGCCTGGATCTGTGTCCTTCCAATACTTCTATCCAGACAATCACatgttttttgagttttat GTTCAGAATGACCAGTGTCAGTCTACAGACTCTCAGCGACGCTGGATGAAGATATCAGAGAGTGATTGGGATTACCATTAT GTGCAGCTGAGCAGTGGTAACAATGTCTTGTATTGGAGAACAACAGGTTTCTCTCTGGCTGCCAATACTGCCAAACCGGTTCTACTGAAGAACATTGCCATCTCAG GTGTCTCGTATACATCTGAGTGTTTTCACTGTAAGCCTGGTACCTATAGTGATAAACCAGGGGCTTCCCGCTGTGTGCCATGCCCTGCTAATTCGTACTCTAATAAGGGAGCCACTGCGTGCCAACCTTGTGAGGCGGACAAATATTCAG GAATTGGATCTGGAAACTGTCTACAGCGACCACCCTGCACTACAAATGATTACTTCTATACTCACACACCATGTGACTCCAGTGGTCAg acacAACTGATGTATAAGTGGATCGAGCCTAAGATCTGCAGTGAGAGTGTGGAGGAGGCAGTACAGCTTCCGGCTTCAGGGGAAATGATGGCCTGCCCTCCATGCAATCCGGGATTCTTCTCCAACAACAGCTCCACCTGTGAACCCTGCCCACATGGCTTCTATTCAAACGGGACAG AATGCTCAGAGTGTCCCGCTGGAACAGAACCAGTCATGGGTTTTGAATATAAATGGTGGAACAAAATGCCCAGGAATATGAGGAGTTCAGTCTTCAGCTCTGAATACAGAAGCACGGAGAGGAGCACAG GCTGGGAGGTTGCGGGTGAATACATCTACACCACACCAAGCAATCAGGACTCTGACTACATGATGCTGACACTCACAGTACCTGGATACAG ccTGCCTCATTCCCCGAGTGAAGACAATGAGAGAGTTCAGCTTTCCAGAATAACATTTGTGTTTGAAACAAAGTGTACAGCTGATTGTAAACTGTACTTCATGGCA GGACAAAATGAATGGAGTAATATCGTGGAGAGTTGGTCTGGCACTATAGGGAAGCAGTCCTACTCTTATCTTATTAAAAGCAATAACACTGTTAGCTTCACCTGGGGTTTTCAGCGTACTGGGATCTTCAGTATG aaaaacGAGTACAGCTCTGACTATGCTAAGATCTACTCTGTTCACCTCATTAACGTGATTGGGGGTGTAGCGTCAGAATGTCGTCAGTGTGCTCTGGCTGCTGCTGACTCGGAGTCTGCCTGCGTCCAGTGCCCTCCAGGACACTACATGCTGAACGGCACTGGAGTGTGTAAAAGCTGTCCTTCAAATACCATCATCAGACCCGAGCAGCCAATCGGAAAGCAAGCCTGCATACCTTGCGGACCCAATACATATAGTAATGAA GGCCGTTCTGCGTGCATGAGTGACTGTACATTAGCACTGCATCATAAAGGAGAGTTGCTGAATTATGATTTCTCTCCACTGGCAAATGTCACTGGCTTCCAGAGCAGCCCACGCTTCACCAGTAAAGGGCTGCAGTATTTCCACCATTTCAGTGTGGCACTGTGTGGGACAGAA AACAGGGCTCTTGCATCCTGTGTGGAAAATGTAACTGAAAGCAAGAGGGATGTAAAAGGCTACATCTGTCAGTCCACTGTAGTGccgtcagaggtcagaggtcagagtgtTGTGTCCTCTCAGCCCTTTACCATTGGAGATAGTTTGATTG GAGTGACTACTGACTCCAAATTTGATGACATCACGTCATTGGATGTAAAATTTCCTCTTGAATCAGAGCTGCCTGATGTCATATTCTACTACAG ATCTAGAGAAACGACACAAGTATGTAAAAATGGAAGATCAGCCTCCATTAGGCTCCGATGTGATCCCACTGTAACGCTAAGGAACCCTTTTACCTTACCAAG CAACTGTTCAGAGGGCACCTGTGATGGCTGCTCCTTTCATTTCCTGTGGCGCTCCCAGTATGCCTGTCCTCTCTGCTCTGAGAGGAATTATAAGGAGATTGTGAGCGCTTGTATCCAAGGAATTCAG AGGACTACCTATGTGTGGCAGCAACCTCTGAGGTGCACAGGTGGGGTGTCACTGCCTCCTCAGAAGATCAGCGCCTGTGTGACGCTAGACTTCTGGCTGAAGTTTGGTGTCTCCATTGGAACTGTGGCTGCTATATTGCTTATTACCATCAGCTGCTACTTCTGGAAAAGGACACGCAA GCTGCAGTATAAGTACTCAAAGCTAATGATGACTGCAGGAGATAGGGAGTGTGAACTTCCAGCTGCAGATAGCTGCGCCATCATGGAGGGAGAAGATGCAGAGGATGACCTCATCTACCTCTCCAAGAAATCTTTCTTCACTAAGATCAAGTCATTTTCCAGAGAG AGAACGTCAGATGGCTTTGATTCTGTTCCTCTAAAATCATCAGCTGCACAAGAGATGGAGATGAACTAG
- the c8h1orf194 gene encoding protein C1orf194 homolog, with protein MPQRDPFPFPRHENDYTFTGSKEIQKLPYDKPTHLAQNDEPWRRLHNKATQASSRRNVFHYDTTAPQDSLDIHLKSTYNHHLGLFLSKNQTVTQKETAAVDNETLINQESEESMCETENKGMRVWVDNQKASIYSIKGSIESHHTASTNRGYSRKHDGGFYST; from the exons atgcCACAACGAGATCCGTTTCCATTCCCTCGACATGAGAACGATTACACATTCACAGGGAGTAAGGAAATTCAG AAACTGCCATACGACAAGCCAACCCATCTCGCCCAAAATGACGAACCGTGGAGAAGACTCCATAACAAGGCAACACAGGCCAGCTCTCGCCGAAATGTCTTTCATTATGATACTACA GCACCACAGGACAGTCTGGACATTCATCTAAAATCCACATACAATCATCATCTAGGATTATTTCTAAGCAAAAACCAAACCGTCACGCAGAAGGAAACTGCTGCAGTGGATAACGA GACACTGATAAACCAAGAATCAGAAGAATCGATGTGCGAGACTGAAAACAAAGGAATGAGAGTGTGGGTCGATAACCAGAAGGCTTCTATATACAGTATTAAAGGCTCTATAG agtcTCATCACACCGCCTCTACAAACCGAGGTTACTCTCGCAAGCACGATGGCGGCTTTTACTCGACGTAA
- the si:ch211-163l21.10 gene encoding basal body-orientation factor 1 isoform X1: MPKKKGNRGKGKGKGKKEGKHESKADKESEIEKFKSNADLWEAKFNITEISRVEYREATRALAKANEELANQQYRAQKDTDDIIVFLKRTDREKTATIAALEEELKREKAKALHEKDLLVAEYMEKIDALEDRFKQRSSDFQRMQGELKTIKHFRKIKANLEEDLISMREKVYIADRGHRESLARTEYKFYTARIHLEKDAEQKISQLAEQAHHEAIAQLGTASNTVFKENVRLNEALNYYVKEAEELKRTNVTLTEKNASLALLKETNELMRKEGDSQMKSQQNEISEMRAKLVTLEQALGIMSGEFEQEREEVEQRAMVSTQATSADLERLEVLLAACEKELGQVKRLAQSIIEQRKELELFFHEALDHVRREIRTQQHLYRQEALKAYRWRMNEARAGRLEYPRIRTFSNAPHSTNDVQTDLEEADKWSSLKNSSVDISDLTWEQKERLLNLLFAKLNGQKTRKPAHLPALSASSSEKIQVSSDAGFTEEKRSLTFVTQMPIPNMTSDSCVLPTLKST, from the exons ATGccgaaaaagaaaggaaaccgGGGCAAAGGAAAGGG aaaaggtaagaaagagggCAAGCATGAGTCTAAAGCAGACAAGGAGTCAGAGATCGAAAAGTTCAAATCAAACGCTGATTTATGGGAGGCGAAGTTTAATATCACGGAAATTTCGCGCGTCGAGTATCGTGAAGCTACCCGCGCACTCGCCAAAGCCAACGAGGAGCTCGCGAACCAACAATATAGAGCCCAAAAAGACACAGAcgatattattgtttttctgaaGAGAACGGACCGTGAAAAGACAGCAACG ATTGCTGCATTAGAAGAGgaactgaaaagagaaaaagcaaagGCTTTACATGAGAAAGACCTTCTG GTGGCTGAATACATGGAGAAGATCGATGCTTTAGAAGACAGGTTTAAGCAGAGGTCAAGCGACTTTCAGAGGATGCAGGGCGAGCTCAAAACCATTAAGCATTTTCGCAAAATAAAGGCCAATCTAGAAGAAGACCTGATCAGT ATGCGAGAAAAAGTGTATATTGCTGACCGTGGACACCGAGAGAGTCTGGCGAGAACAGAGTATAAGTTTTACACAGCACGA ATTCACCTTGAGAAGGACGCGGAGCAAAAGATCAGTCAGCTGGCAGAGCAAGCACATCATGAAGCTATTGC GCAGCTCGGTACAGCATCAAATACTGTGTTCAAGGAGAATGTACGGTTGAATGAGGCACTGAATTATTACGTAAAAGAGGCAGAGGAACTGAAGAGGACTAATGTAACCTTGACAGAGAAGAATGCTTCCCTTGCTCTCTTAAAG GAGACGAATGAACTGATGAGAAAAGAAGGTGATTCCCAGATGAAATCCCAGCAAAATGAGATCTCCGAGATGAGGGCTAAATTGGTCACACTTGAGCAAGCTCTGGGCATCATGTCTGGGGAGTTTGAGCAGGAGAGAGAAGAGGTGGAGCAGCGTGCCATGGTCAGTACGCAGGCCACCAGCGCAGACCTCGAGAGGTTGGAAGTGCTTCTAGCTGCCTGTGAGAAGGAGCTGGGCCAAGTGAAACGTCTGGCTCAAAGCATCATTGAGCAGCGCAAAGAACTTGAACTCTTCTTTCATGAAGCTCTAGACCACGTAAGGAGGGAAATAAGAACACAGCAACACCTCTACAG GCAGGAGGCTTTGAAGGCGTATCGCTGGAGAATGAATGAGGCTCGGGCCGGAAGGTTGGAGTATCCTCGTATACGGACCTTCTCTAATGCCCCTCACAGCACCAATGATGTTCAGACCGACCTGGAAGAAGCTGACAAATG GAGCAGCTTGAAAAACTCCAGTGTGGATATTTCTGATCTAACATGGGAGCAGAAAGAGAGACTACTCAATCTGCTTTTTGCTAAATTGAATGGGCAAAAAACAAg GAAACCAGCCCATCTTCCGGCTCTATCAGCATCTTCCTCTGAGAAGATCCAGGTTAGCAGTGATGCAGG aTTTACTGAAGAAAAACGTAGCCTTACCTTTGTAACACAGATGCCAATACCCAACATGACCTCTGACTCCTGCGTTCTACCAACCCTTAAGAGCACCTGA
- the si:ch211-163l21.10 gene encoding basal body-orientation factor 1 isoform X2: MPKKKGNRGKGKGKGKKEGKHESKADKESEIEKFKSNADLWEAKFNITEISRVEYREATRALAKANEELANQQYRAQKDTDDIIVFLKRTDREKTATIAALEEELKREKAKALHEKDLLVAEYMEKIDALEDRFKQRSSDFQRMQGELKTIKHFRKIKANLEEDLISMREKVYIADRGHRESLARTEYKFYTARIHLEKDAEQKISQLAEQAHHEAIAQLGTASNTVFKENVRLNEALNYYVKEAEELKRTNVTLTEKNASLALLKETNELMRKEGDSQMKSQQNEISEMRAKLVTLEQALGIMSGEFEQEREEVEQRAMVSTQATSADLERLEVLLAACEKELGQVKRLAQSIIEQRKELELFFHEALDHVRREIRTQQHLYRQEALKAYRWRMNEARAGRLEYPRIRTFSNAPHSTNDVQTDLEEADKWKPAHLPALSASSSEKIQVSSDAGFTEEKRSLTFVTQMPIPNMTSDSCVLPTLKST; this comes from the exons ATGccgaaaaagaaaggaaaccgGGGCAAAGGAAAGGG aaaaggtaagaaagagggCAAGCATGAGTCTAAAGCAGACAAGGAGTCAGAGATCGAAAAGTTCAAATCAAACGCTGATTTATGGGAGGCGAAGTTTAATATCACGGAAATTTCGCGCGTCGAGTATCGTGAAGCTACCCGCGCACTCGCCAAAGCCAACGAGGAGCTCGCGAACCAACAATATAGAGCCCAAAAAGACACAGAcgatattattgtttttctgaaGAGAACGGACCGTGAAAAGACAGCAACG ATTGCTGCATTAGAAGAGgaactgaaaagagaaaaagcaaagGCTTTACATGAGAAAGACCTTCTG GTGGCTGAATACATGGAGAAGATCGATGCTTTAGAAGACAGGTTTAAGCAGAGGTCAAGCGACTTTCAGAGGATGCAGGGCGAGCTCAAAACCATTAAGCATTTTCGCAAAATAAAGGCCAATCTAGAAGAAGACCTGATCAGT ATGCGAGAAAAAGTGTATATTGCTGACCGTGGACACCGAGAGAGTCTGGCGAGAACAGAGTATAAGTTTTACACAGCACGA ATTCACCTTGAGAAGGACGCGGAGCAAAAGATCAGTCAGCTGGCAGAGCAAGCACATCATGAAGCTATTGC GCAGCTCGGTACAGCATCAAATACTGTGTTCAAGGAGAATGTACGGTTGAATGAGGCACTGAATTATTACGTAAAAGAGGCAGAGGAACTGAAGAGGACTAATGTAACCTTGACAGAGAAGAATGCTTCCCTTGCTCTCTTAAAG GAGACGAATGAACTGATGAGAAAAGAAGGTGATTCCCAGATGAAATCCCAGCAAAATGAGATCTCCGAGATGAGGGCTAAATTGGTCACACTTGAGCAAGCTCTGGGCATCATGTCTGGGGAGTTTGAGCAGGAGAGAGAAGAGGTGGAGCAGCGTGCCATGGTCAGTACGCAGGCCACCAGCGCAGACCTCGAGAGGTTGGAAGTGCTTCTAGCTGCCTGTGAGAAGGAGCTGGGCCAAGTGAAACGTCTGGCTCAAAGCATCATTGAGCAGCGCAAAGAACTTGAACTCTTCTTTCATGAAGCTCTAGACCACGTAAGGAGGGAAATAAGAACACAGCAACACCTCTACAG GCAGGAGGCTTTGAAGGCGTATCGCTGGAGAATGAATGAGGCTCGGGCCGGAAGGTTGGAGTATCCTCGTATACGGACCTTCTCTAATGCCCCTCACAGCACCAATGATGTTCAGACCGACCTGGAAGAAGCTGACAAATG GAAACCAGCCCATCTTCCGGCTCTATCAGCATCTTCCTCTGAGAAGATCCAGGTTAGCAGTGATGCAGG aTTTACTGAAGAAAAACGTAGCCTTACCTTTGTAACACAGATGCCAATACCCAACATGACCTCTGACTCCTGCGTTCTACCAACCCTTAAGAGCACCTGA